One Saccharomycodes ludwigii strain NBRC 1722 chromosome VI, whole genome shotgun sequence DNA segment encodes these proteins:
- the ZUO1 gene encoding zuotin (similar to Saccharomyces cerevisiae YGR285C | ZUO1 | ZUOtin), with product MSFTLPTLTKERAISNSSAKLHTTTRIIEPVGQHFVHHAQRSLRDHTFSEFEQYLTEKRGANGNDSSNVDPDEALFDTELADESLLEHDPREWKTADLYAALGLSKLRYNATDDQIIKAHRKQVLKYHPDKTSAAGGTLEQDGIFKIIQKAFETVTDANKRRQYDSVDSVADVEPPKKGSKYDFYESWEPVFVAEGRFSKKTPVPVLGTSSSTKKEVENFYAFWNRFESWRTFEFLDEDVPDDTSNRDHKRYIERKNKAARDKKKTADNARLVKLVERAFSEDPRIKQFKEEEKKEKERKKWEREAGARAEAEAKAKAEAESKAKAEAEAEAAAKSKASNKKAKEAAKSARKKNKRSIRNAPKENDYFGDADKAASIDEQTSLIVDSLDDEQLAEVVQNLKTDAKKALSDIAKVLCDNNKLTTSLVTYFV from the coding sequence ATGTCTTTCACTTTACCCACTTTAACTAAGGAAAGAGCTATTTCCAATAGTTCTGCAAAATTGCACACCACCACTCGTATCATTGAGCCAGTTGGTCAACACTTTGTTCACCATGCTCAAAGATCTTTGAGAGACCACACCTTTTCTGAATTCGAACAATATTTGACTGAGAAAAGGGGTGCTAATGGTAACGACTCTTCTAATGTTGATCCAGATGAAGCATTGTTTGACACTGAGTTAGCGGACGAAAGCTTGTTAGAACATGATCCAAGAGAATGGAAAACCGCTGACTTGTATGCTGCTTTGGGTTTATCCAAATTGAGATATAATGCCACTGATGACCAAATTATAAAGGCTCATAGAAAACAAGTTTTAAAGTACCATCCAGATAAGACAAGTGCAGCTGGTGGTACTTTAGAGCAAGATGGTATTTTCAAGATCATTCAAAAGGCTTTTGAGACTGTCACTGATGCAAACAAAAGAAGACAATATGATTCTGTTGATTCTGTTGCTGATGTTGAACCACCAAAGAAGGGTTCTAAGTACGATTTTTATGAGAGTTGGGAACCAGTCTTTGTTGCTGAAGGTCGTTTTTCTAAGAAAACGCCTGTTCCAGTTTTAGGCACCAGCAGCTCTACCAAAAAGGAAGTTGAAAACTTTTATGCTTTTTGGAATAGATTTGAATCTTGGAGGACTTTTGAGTTTTTGGATGAAGATGTCCCAGACGACACTTCCAACAGAGACCACAAACGTTATATtgagagaaaaaataagGCTGCCAGAGATAAGAAGAAGACTGCTGATAATGCTCGTTTGGTTAAATTGGTTGAAAGAGCCTTTAGCGAGGATCCTCGTATCAAACAAtttaaagaagaagaaaaaaaggaaaaggaaagaaagaaatggGAAAGAGAAGCTGGTGCCAGAGCTGAAGCTGAAGCCAAAGCCAAGGCTGAAGCTGAATCCAAGGCTAAGGCTGAAGCTGAGGCAGAAGCTGCTGCCAAGAGCAAGGCTAGCAACAAGAAGGCCAAAGAAGCCGCCAAGAGCGCCAGAAAGAAGAATAAAAGATCTATTCGTAATGCtccaaaagaaaatgattattttgGTGATGCTGATAAGGCTGCTTCCATTGATGAACAAACCAGTTTAATTGTTGATAGTTTAGATGATGAACAATTGGCCGAGGTTGTTCAAAACTTGAAGACGGATGCTAAAAAAGCTTTGAGTGACATTGCAAAGGTTTTATgtgacaataataaattgacAACTAGTTTAGTTACttattttgtttga
- the BGL2 gene encoding glucan 1,3-beta-glucosidase (similar to Saccharomyces cerevisiae YGR282C | BGL2 | Beta-GLucanase): protein MRFCSTLLAASTLISSALAIGDLAFNLGVKDNNGNCKTTDDYVSDMQVLKSYTSSVKVYAASDCNTLQYLGPAAEQEGFTIFLGIWPTDDTHFEAEQTALTTYLPSISSGTIEAFMVGSEALYRQDLTADELASKISTIKSLISTINDKNGDSYGSKMVGTVDSWNVLVDGANVDAIKASDFVMANAFSYWQGQTMSNASYSFFDDIMQALQTIQGIKGSTDISFWVGETGWPTEGTNFESSYPTVANANQFWQEGICAIRAWGVNVIVFEAFDESWKPDTSGTSDVEKHWGVWDSNDSLKLSIGCSFD, encoded by the coding sequence atgcgtTTCTGTTCTACTTTATTGGCCGCTTCCACTTTAATTTCTTCAGCCTTGGCTATTGGTGACTTAGCATTTAATTTGGGTgttaaagataataatggtaattgTAAAACAACCGATGACTATGTCAGTGATATGCAGGTTTTGAAAAGTTATACCAGTTCTGTCAAAGTTTATGCTGCTTCTGACTGTAATACTTTGCAATATTTGGGTCCAGCTGCTGAGCAAGAAGGGTTTACTATCTTTTTAGGTATTTGGCCAACTGATGACACTCATTTTGAAGCTGAACAAACAGCTTTAACCACTTATCTACCATCTATTAGTAGTGGTACTATCGAAGCTTTTATGGTTGGTAGTGAAGCTTTGTACCGTCAAGATCTAACTGCTGATGAATTAGCTAGCAAAATTTCTACCATCAAGAGTTTGATTAGTACTATTAATGATAAGAATGGTGATTCTTATGGTAGCAAGATGGTTGGTACTGTTGATTCTTGGAACGTTCTAGTTGATGGTGCTAATGTTGATGCTATCAAGGCCAGTGATTTTGTTATGGCTAATGCTTTTTCATACTGGCAAGGTCAAACTATGAGTAATGCTTCctattcattttttgatGACATTATGCAAGCTTTGCAAACTATTCAAGGTATTAAAGGCAGTACCGATATTTCATTTTGGGTTGGTGAAACTGGTTGGCCAACTGAAGGTACCAACTTTGAAAGTTCTTATCCAACTGTTGCCAATGCCAACCAATTCTGGCAAGAAGGTATCTGTGCTATAAGAGCTTGGGGTGTTAATGTCATTGTTTTTGAAGCCTTTGATGAATCTTGGAAACCTGATACTTCTGGTACTAGTGATGTTGAAAAACATTGGGGTGTTTGGGATTCTAATGATAGTTTGAAACTTTCAATTGGTTGTAGTTTCGACTAG
- the ERV29 gene encoding protein ERV29 (similar to Saccharomyces cerevisiae YGR284C | ERV29 | ER Vesicle), which translates to MSYRGGANAFGQQPSSPSPLNPINTNSAFNSRAGNNGSNTTGLKKFQKSFEAFANKVEDYADHPVIHRLKPYTPSIARFFIVATFYEDSFRILSQWKDQVFYLWNYRHIPYFLVILFLLAVVVSMVIGSTLILLPRTQKSYTLYASIALISCVILQALAYGLISGFAFVLRNISVIGGLVIALGDSIVTHRTTFGMLPELTSKNGEKRNYFLFAGRILIVLMFISFTFTKNWFTVVLTILGTVCISIGYKTKFASIILFAILTFYNVSINNYWFYDSNKRDFLKYEFYQNLSIMGGLLLVLNTGAGDISLDQKKKIY; encoded by the coding sequence atgtCTTATAGAGGCGGTGCCAATGCATTTGGTCAACAACCATCATCCCCATCACCATTGAACCCAATCAATACAAATTCTGCATTCAACTCTCGTGCCGGCAACAATGGCAGCAATACTACTGGATTGAAAAAGTTTCAAAAAAGTTTCGAAGCTTTTGCTAATAAGGTTGAAGATTATGCAGACCATCCTGTAATCCATAGATTGAAACCATATACTCCATCAATTGCTAGATTTTTCATTGTGGCCACATTTTACGAAGATAGTTTTAGAATTTTATCGCAATGGAAAGATCAAGTGTTTTACTTATGGAATTACAGACATATCCCATATTTCttagttattttatttttattagcaGTTGTTGTTTCTATGGTTATTGGTTCCACTTTAATATTACTTCCTCGTACGCAAAAAAGCTACACTTTATATGCTTCCATTGCATTGATCTCTTGTGTTATTTTACAAGCTCTGGCTTATGGTTTAATAAGTGGTTTTGCTTTTGTTCTCAGAAATATCAGTGTTATTGGTGGGTTAGTAATTGCTTTAGGTGACTCTATTGTTACACATAGAACTACATTTGGAATGTTACCTGAATTAACCAGTAAAAATggtgaaaaaagaaattattttttgtttgctGGTAGAATCTTGATCGTTTTGATGTTTATCAGTTTTACTTTTACTAAGAATTGGTTTACCGTTGTATTAACCATATTGGGGACTGTTTGTATTTCAATTGGGTATAAAACCAAGTTTGCATcgattatattatttgctattttaactttttacAATGTTTCTATTAACAATTACTGGTTTTATGATAGCAATAAAAGagattttttgaaatatgaATTTTACCAAAACTTAAGTATTATGGgtggtttattattagttttgAACACTGGTGCCGGTGATATCTCCTTAgaccaaaaaaagaaaatatattag
- a CDS encoding RNA methyltransferase (similar to Saccharomyces cerevisiae YMR310C | putative methyltransferase (paralog of YGR283C | putative methyltransferase)), with protein MGVKNKADSINNLNSDVTVVTSTSKKIIKKDKKKLASKKRNNNSMKKNSNKKASLHTTITNRPKKIIKLLTKETNYSICIPIDIIDSCKNLDQITDTLYQVARCCTIYNIAEIIILKTTNSETTDTENKNVSKEMLIASILQYFVTPPYLIKSVFKKKYLPYFKYAEKLPRLNALPFMRYLNMDNGRYREGLAVRMKHPNIGNSTAGKKKKYDQTKYIQVGKNELLELKTQLVPINVRVTVDMIEKKVVSPQEAYGDFVGLKNTYGYYVRVASRFSDLFLDKNSPSYTQTVWCNSGDFYFDEHSKKYLKIQTKIPQFNGVVVQEEEEDKEQQDGIPSSHLLVVFGKWTSLMKSFERVKNEFEGCDGVYQFFDGELALPVITPLGNLRIEDATMIALTILSGGNRI; from the coding sequence ATGGGcgtaaaaaataaagcagactcaataaataatcttAACAGTGATGTAACTGTCGTTACCTCCACTTCtaagaaaattataaaaaaagacaagaaGAAGCTTGCatccaaaaaaaggaataataatagcatgaaaaaaaatagcaataaaAAGGCATCATTGCACACCACGATTACTAATCGCCccaaaaaaatcatcaaGCTGTTGACCAAAGAAACTAACTACTCTATCTGTATACCgattgatattattgattCCTGTAAGAATTTGGATCAAATAACTGATACATTGTATCAAGTAGCCAGATGTTGTACAATTTACAACATTGCAGAGATTATCATATTGAAAACAACCAACTCTGAAACAACAGATACCgagaataaaaatgtttctaAGGAAATGTTGATTGCATCGATCTTACAGTATTTCGTTACACCACCATATTTGATCAAATCTGTgtttaagaaaaaatatttaccctattttaaatatgcAGAAAAGTTACCCAGATTGAATGCGTTACCTTTTATGAGATATCTAAACATGGACAATGGTAGGTATAGGGAAGGATTAGCTGTAAGAATGAAACACCCGAATATTGGTAATTCTACCGcgggtaaaaaaaaaaagtatgaTCAAACCAAATATATCCAAGTTGGTAAGAATGAACTATTGGAATTGAAAACACAATTAGTCCCTATCAATGTAAGGGTTACAGTTGATATGATTGagaaaaaagttgtttCACCGCAAGAGGCATATGGCGATTTTGTTGgattaaaaaatacttATGGGTATTACGTTAGAGTGGCATCTAGATTTagtgatttatttttggataaaaatTCACCAAGCTATACGCAGACTGTTTGGTGTAACAGCGgagatttttattttgatgaGCATTCAAAGAAATACTTAAAGATACAAACAAAGATACCACAGTTCAATGGGGTTGTTGTgcaagaagaagaagaagacaAAGAACAGCAGGATGGTATACCCTCTTCGCATCTTTTGGTAGTTTTTGGGAAATGGACTAGTTTGATGAAATCTTTTGAACGAGTTAAAAACGAATTTGAAGGTTGTGACGGTGTTTATCAGTTCTTTGATGGTGAGCTAGCGTTGCCCGTTATTACGCCGTTGGGCAATCTTAGAATAGAAGATGCTACAATGATAGCACTAACTATTTTGTCCGGTGGTAATCggatttga
- the NIP1 gene encoding translation initiation factor eIF3 core subunit c (similar to Saccharomyces cerevisiae YMR309C | NIP1 | Nuclear ImPort) codes for MTSVVLRFFQPTYDYDSSSEEELLSQDETEETHNKFLAKNAATGYSSSSDEEELLDDEEDEGNKTEDSDDSLFNNNSDDSDLDDDSDSKPYGPDWFKKPQFRKGGNGSSPANKFLKGADYSSDEDNSSDDDYNSGFDGKKTAVKSAKDKLFDEFETVHKKIDVAELTNDWVSVLNEFDQSSKLFTRSQQQNFGGVPSVYIKIISQVEEAVNAATANNEELFKKNKVVSRAFNTTKQRVKKLIREYSVQLDKYRSNPELFDKIDVIVDENSAANIPVAVPSLSGESPATIEFFTVLNAILESRGKKNSDLNQQIATLETLLAEKASTPYEKIVAYANLIPMRFESTNNMSYQPLNQWDITFNDICDFLQVLEDNIDHYHFSETAPKNDFIEIEPTPNDESGVKEILGSIFAFVERLDSEFNSSLLNIDHRSSEYLKRLRDEQKVYNLLLRTQLYLEKTLPETVADKVLTRLLIIRLDHIYYKPCNLVYLMEKKAWGSGTVKAFYKSSKFVTFEDGQETPQQYSFRLLNTLTNIFHNKEKNDQVVLRKRATLYHVYFYALNGEYDEACRMLENSYLKQSINNAPGGLQILYNRVIVQLGFSAFKLCLIEDTQQILYSVVVNSYVKEAMGQKPLPKNVNSLDIVAAADLTTTATTNANSRDDSTTRYCELYLPYHKHINLELIDAVFMSCSLLNEVPRIAAFNARCNNVIKASHSQKSIRKILDNNERSSYQGPPETLRDYILYAAKSMQRGDWKDCLTYLLKTPITRDLISSSPHKDEILKKLTARIQEQSLITYFFNYKRFYSKLSVEELCKIFNLEHGQVVDILQDVINKHELEDTCRFDDESRKYIVLEKGQELPKLEEIAVKLHKEKKARSYAHRMNNGNPN; via the coding sequence atgacaagTGTAGTTCTACGTTTTTTTCAACCAACTTACGATTATGATAGCTCTAGTGAAGAAGAATTATTATCTCAAGACGAAACAGAAGAAACCCACAACAAGTTTCTAGCTAAAAATGCTGCTACCGGTTATTCTAGTTCTagtgatgaagaagaattatTAGACGATGAGGAAGATGAGGGAAATAAAACTGAAGATAGTGATGATTCACtattcaataataacagcGATGATTCTGACTTAGATGACGATAGTGACAGCAAACCATATGGGCCAGACTGGTTTAAGAAACCACAATTCAGAAAAGGCGGTAATGGTAGCAGCCCTGCTAACAAGTTTTTGAAAGGTGCTGATTATTCTTCAGATGAGGACAATTCTTCAGATGACGATTATAATTCTGGTTTTGATGGCAAGAAGACTGCTGTTAAGAGTGCCAAAGATAAGTTATTTGACGAATTTGAAACTGTTCATAAGAAAATAGATGTTGCTGAGTTGACCAATGACTGGGTTTCCGTTTTGAATGAATTTGATCAAAGCAGTAAATTATTCACCAGATCccaacaacaaaattttgGTGGTGTACCTTctgtttatattaaaattataagtCAGGTGGAAGAAGCTGTTAATGCTGCCACTGCCAACAACGAGGAACTattcaagaaaaataagGTTGTTTCAAGGGCTTTCAACACTACAAAACAGAGAGTCAAGAAACTTATTAGAGAATATTCGGTCCAATTGGACAAGTACAGAAGTAACCCAGAgttatttgataaaatagatGTTATTGTTGATGAAAATTCTGCTGCTAATATTCCTGTTGCTGTTCCAAGTTTAAGTGGCGAAAGCCCTGCAACTATCGAGTTTTTCACTGTATTGAATGCTATTTTAGAATCCAGGGGTAAGAAAAATTCTGACTTGAACCAGCAAATTGCTACTTTGGAAACTTTATTGGCGGAAAAAGCATCTACTCCATACGAAAAAATTGTTGCTTATGCTAATTTGATCCCAATGAGATTTGAAAGTACGAATAACATGTCTTATCAACCATTAAATCAATGGGATATTACCTTTAATGATATTTGTGACTTTTTACAAGTTTTGGAAGATAATATCGATCATTACCATTTCAGCGAAACTGCTCCAAAAAAcgattttattgaaatagAACCAACCCCCAATGATGAAAGTGGTGTTAAAGAGATTTTGGGATCCATTTTTGCATTTGTTGAAAGGTTGGACAGTGAATTTAACAGTTCTCTATTAAACATTGATCATCGTTCCAGCGAATATCTGAAAAGATTAAGGGATGAGCAAAAAGTTTATAATCTGTTACTAAGAACACAATTGTATTTGGAAAAGACATTGCCAGAAACTGTAGCCGATAAAGTTTTAACTCGTCTTTTGATTATCAGATTGGACCATATTTACTACAAGCCATGTAATTTGGTGTATctaatggaaaaaaaagcttgGGGCTCAGGAACTGTCAAAGCTTTTTACAAATCTTCTAAATTCGTTACTTTTGAAGATGGCCAAGAGACTCCACAACAATACTCTTTCCGTCTGTTAAACACCTTGACCAATATTTTccataataaagaaaagaacGATCAGGTCGTATTGCGGAAACGTGCTACATTGTACCACGTCTATTTCTATGCATTGAACGGTGAATATGATGAGGCTTGCAGGATGTTAGAAAACTCATATTTGAAACAGAGTATCAATAATGCACCAGGTGGGTTACAAATCTTGTATAACAGAGTTATTGTTCAATTGGGATTTAGTGCTTTCAAACTGTGTTTGATTGAGGACACTCAACAAATTTTGTATTCTGTTGTAGTCAATTCATATGTAAAAGAAGCTATGGGTCAAAAGCCATTGCCTAAGAACGTCAATAGTTTGGACattgttgctgctgctgaTTTAACAACTACTGCCACCACAAATGCCAATAGTAGAGACGATTCAACTACCAGATACTGCGAATTGTACTTGCCATACCATAAACATATAAATTTGGAACTAATCGATGCGGTTTTCATGTCATGTTCCTTGTTAAATGAGGTGCCAAGAATCGCTGCATTCAATGCTCGTTGCAACAATGTAATCAAAGCATCTCATTCTCAAAAATCTATCAGAAAAATCTTGGATAACAACGAAAGAAGTAGTTACCAGGGACCACCAGAAACATTGAGggattatattttgtatgCTGCTAAATCCATGCAAAGGGGAGATTGGAAAGATTGTTTGACTTATTTGTTGAAAACTCCAATCACGAGAGATTTGATCAGTAGTAGTCCACATAAAgatgaaattttaaagaagtTAACGGCAAGAATCCAGGAACAATCTTTGATCACGTATTTCTTCAACTATAAAAGGTTTTACAGCAAATTGTCTGTTGAAGAATTGTGCAAAATTTTCAACTTGGAACATGGTCAAGTGgttgatattttacaagatgttattaataaacaCGAGTTGGAAGACACTTGTAGATTTGATGACGAATCTAGGAAATATATTGTATTGGAAAAGGGTCAAGAATTACCTAAATTGGAAGAAATTGCAGTAAAATTacataaggaaaaaaaggcaaGAAGTTATGCCCATAGAATGAATAACGGTAATccaaattga
- the GLC8 gene encoding PP1-complex regulatory subunit GLC8 (similar to Saccharomyces cerevisiae YMR311C | GLC8 | GLyCogen): MSGILKNKDEKPLVSNDTENLADFRKKVLENTRLNAKLTNGSYDNILQKEGVDLKTFHRSTIPKDTVSLKKEKERQKQLLSEKSKEDKEKEEEDLKWNKKNLQDNEIIKQQFKDVHVDEPKTPYQGAIDPNGEYYKVDDEDEVNGSFSLGEPVLPPQSSEAGNTREEEEEIIKVNEDSDEEEDKEAKHRRFEEMRKKHYNLKDALKNKSLGDEDEDEEA, from the coding sequence atgagtggtattttaaaaaataaagatgaaaagCCTCTAGTCAGTAATGACACTGAAAACTTGGCTGATTTTAGGAAAAAAGTATTGGAAAATACTAGGCTTAATGCCAAATTAACAAACGGTTCATACGATAACATTCTACAAAAAGAAGGTGTTGATTTAAAAACCTTTCATAGATCTACCATTCCAAAAGATACCGTATCgttaaaaaaggaaaaggagagacaaaaacaattactTAGtgaaaaaagtaaagaagataaagaaaaagaagaagaagatttgAAGTGGAATAAAAAGAACTTGCAAGATAATGAGATTATTAAGCAACAATTCAAAGACGTACATGTTGATGAGCCAAAGACTCCGTACCAAGGTGCTATTGACCCTAATGGagaatattataaagttgatgatgaggatgaaGTAAATGGTTCATTTAGTCTAGGTGAACCAGTATTACCTCCACAAAGTAGTGAAGCTGGCAATACaagagaagaagaagaagaaataataaaagttaatGAAGATAGcgatgaagaagaggatAAGGAGGCCAAGCATCGTCGATTTGAGGAGATGAGGAAAAAGCATTATAATCTTAAAGACGCTTTAAAGAATAAATCTTTAGGAGACGAAGATGAAGACGAAGAAGCGTAA
- a CDS encoding uncharacterized protein (similar to Saccharomyces cerevisiae YPR065W | ROX1 | Regulation by OXygen): MNYHQQDHFYNCYGDSNSSANKGNFNMHPVAATMTASTVFFPQEQYCDVYGNDTPYVKLEKKEEDGDPNDYPFFKNSGFTTNEADVNTAFNHPDYYYYYSNNNIVSTAANTTTTTAFSDNSVEDQDCYYHQRDHNINNTDTAMNSYNYNYNYKNNINKAANNNSNNNLHYTEALYLQNIDNSKRSKTMSDLDNVFPGDLPFNNNGVANPVVSTKNVVVDNSYLSGVSSKCYNPNISVGITTPTTPNTPSTTPIAAVSTRTPNTSTNTEVNTNSSVKVEMANQVEWLNISKMSGDRMIQILDILQTMKLHNSNSINDNNNNANGGNITFREQVTENIKSILNLLNQSHLELKLKILAKEFGQQNTAKLKNGEHPDDWLWLNQKYPRKENQLKQFPRLIISDTKRNSSKYYNIEVRTSSGYNEYNIDSELEIDLLNLSNMTLLRESDDRKRKTKYYELIEKKMKRPLNSFMLYRTSVIKALCLLKVVSVVTQLVTLLKLYIPPAQDDLDEEEEELYYLNKIYYMVLKRREVGSGTVYSNDKESQLISSLIDSQLYEFDADKNVSVPIDPKFSNNSILTQVITLLWNTEDSKVKEQFTHFSQLEKLHHHRVYPKYKYCPLKRKNILKKIQNNNNGKSIGSNKRSNSTGTIVFGR, encoded by the coding sequence atgaattatcatcaacaagatcatttttataattgcTATGGCGATAGTAACAGTAGCGCCAATAAAGGTAACTTTAATATGCATCCTGTAGCTGCTACGATGACTGCTTCCACTGTCTTTTTCCCTCAAGAACAGTACTGCGATGTTTATGGTAATGATACTCCCTATGTTAAactagaaaaaaaggaagaagatgGTGATCCGAATGATtaccctttttttaaaaacagcGGTTTTACTACAAACGAGGCTGACGTAAATACAGCTTTTAATCATCCGgattactactattattactctaataataatatagtTTCTACTGCTGCTAATACCACTACTACAACCGCTTTCTCTGATAATAGTGTGGAAGATCAAGATTGTTACTATCATCAACGTGATcacaatattaataatactgacACTGCCATGAATTCTTATAACTACAACTacaattacaaaaataacattaataaagctgcaaacaataatagtaataataatctgcATTATACCGAAGCATTATATCTACAAAATATAGATAATAGCAAGAGATCCAAGACTATGAGTGATCTAGATAATGTTTTTCCAGGCGATTTGCCTTTTAACAACAACGGAGTTGCCAATCCTGTTGTTTCCACTAAAAACGTAGTTGTTGACAACAGCTACCTTTCTGGTGTGAGTTCTAAATGTTATAATCCAAACATTTCTGTTGGCATTACCACACCTACTACCCCAAACACCCCCTCAACCACACCTATTGCTGCAGTATCTACACGCACCCCCAACACAAGCACGAACACTGAGGTGAACACCAACAGCAGTGTCAAAGTTGAAATGGCCAATCAAGTTGAATGGCTAAATATAAGTAAAATGAGTGGCGATAGAATGATTCAAATTTTGGATATTTTGCAAACGATGAAATTGCATAATAGCAATAGCattaatgataacaataataatgccaaTGGTGGTAATATTACTTTTAGGGAGCAAGTTACtgaaaatatcaaatctATTTTGAATCTTCTAAACCAGTCGCACTTAGAACttaagttaaaaatattggccAAGGAATTTGGACAACAAAATACGGCAAAACTCAAAAATGGGGAACATCCAGACGACTGGTTGTGGTTGAATCAAAAGTATCccagaaaagaaaatcaatTAAAGCAGTTTCCAAGATTGATAATAAGTGATACGAAGAGGAATTCCTCTAAATACTATAATATTGAAGTTAGAACTTCTAGCGGGTATAATGAGTACAATATAGACTCAGAGTTAGAGATTGATCTGCTAAACTTATCAAATATGACCTTGTTAAGGGAAAGTGATGAtaggaaaagaaagacTAAATATTATGAacttattgaaaaaaagatgaaaagaCCACTAAACAGTTTCATGTTGTACAGAACGAGTGTTATTAAAGCTTTGTGTTTGTTAAAAGTGGTTTCGGTAGTTACTCAGTTGGTTACGCTACTAAAGCTGTATATTCCACCGGCACAAGATGACTTAGATGAAGAGGAGGAAGAATTATActatttgaataaaatatattatatggTACTAAAAAGAAGGGAAGTTGGTAGTGGTACTGTTTATTCGAATGACAAAGAGTCTCAGTTAATATCGTCTTTGATTGATAGTCAGCTATATGAATTTGACGCTGATAAGAATGTTTCTGTTCCAATAGACCCCaaattttctaataattcGATATTAACACAAGTGATAACTTTGCTTTGGAATACTGAGGATTCCAAGGTCAAAGAACAGTTCACTCATTTCAGTCAATTAGAAAAGCTACATCACCATAGGGTATATCccaaatacaaatattgtccgttgaaaagaaaaaatatccttaaaaaaatacaaaataataataacggtAAAAGTATTGGtagtaataaaagaagTAATAGTACTGGTACTATTGTGTTCGGTAGGTAA